A window of Macrotis lagotis isolate mMagLag1 chromosome X, bilby.v1.9.chrom.fasta, whole genome shotgun sequence contains these coding sequences:
- the LOC141501940 gene encoding small ubiquitin-related modifier 2-like isoform X2 produces MAYENPKEGVKTENNDHINLKVAGQDGSVVQFKIKRHTPLTKLMKAYCERQDTPAQLEMEDEDRIDVFQQQTGGVY; encoded by the exons ATGGCCTATGAAAATCCGAAGGAAGGAGTCAAGACTGAAAACAACGACCACATTAATTTGAAGGTGGCAGGGCAAGACGGTTCAGTGGTGCAATTTAAGATTAAGAGGCACACACCACTTACTAAACTAATGAAAGCCTATTGTGAACGACAGG ACACACCTGCACAGTTGGAAATGGAGGATGAAGATAGAATTGATGTGTTCCAGCAGCAGACAGGAGGTGTTTACTAA
- the LOC141501940 gene encoding small ubiquitin-related modifier 2-like isoform X1 produces the protein MAYENPKEGVKTENNDHINLKVAGQDGSVVQFKIKRHTPLTKLMKAYCERQGLSMRQIRFRFDGQPISETDTPAQLEMEDEDRIDVFQQQTGGVY, from the coding sequence ATGGCCTATGAAAATCCGAAGGAAGGAGTCAAGACTGAAAACAACGACCACATTAATTTGAAGGTGGCAGGGCAAGACGGTTCAGTGGTGCAATTTAAGATTAAGAGGCACACACCACTTACTAAACTAATGAAAGCCTATTGTGAACGACAGGGTTTGTCAATGAGGCAGATCAGATTCCGATTTGATGGGCAACCTATCAGTGAAACAGACACACCTGCACAGTTGGAAATGGAGGATGAAGATAGAATTGATGTGTTCCAGCAGCAGACAGGAGGTGTTTACTAA